aaatttaagttactATCTGTGGTGggctttttatgtttttgggcTTGATTTCTCTTGTTGTACCACGGTCTGTGATTCTAAGGTAGGAGAGTTGTGACAGACTTAAGTGAAACACACCTTAGGCCAGCTTGTGCACAAGTTGGGCCATCCCAGTGTAGACGCGCATTGGCAAGAGTCTTAAACGTACAGCGTGCTCATGGCAGGAACAACTAAGCCATATGTGTATGTTCCACTTCCGTTTGAATCCATTACTTTTCTAGCCTTCACGCATTTGTCATTGTCTTAGTGTTTGTCTGATTCTACTGTACATTCTGGTAGTTGTTTAACTCTTGCAGCCTGAAAGATACATAAGCCTTTAGATTTATGTTCCCTACCTTCCATCTCTTCTTTGGCCTGGGCATTACTTGGGCATAGGCCTTCTCCTTCTTGCCTAGCCTATATCCTCTTCTTTCCAGTGTACTTAGGCTTCTTGGTTGGTGATCTTACCATGCCACTGCACTGCTCTTGCTATATTATCacttctcttttatttctttgttacCCATGGGCTTACGGGTTGAGGCTCCTGCTAGCCCACTTTCCACATCCTTACCTCTTTTAGGCTCTATTGGATCACATTTCTGCTATGTCAGCCCATTTCATTCCTCGAGCTTCCTCAGctcatttacttcttctttacctcttttaCTCCTATAGGCTTTTGCTAAATCCTTTGGGTTTCCTCGACCCAATTATCacatctttacctcttattacCTTTTAGGCTTACTGGCCTTTATGCCAACCCTATGAGTTTACTAACTCATTTCTTGGGTTTTCCCGGTACATTtatttcttctttactttttattattctcatgGATTTACTACTTCATTCCTTGGGCTTTCTTGGCCCATTTGCTTCTtttttgcaacttattatttttgtgagccTACTaaccattattcctgccattcTGGCTTACCGATCTTTgctttactattttttcttcccattttctttatattgttAGGCTTTTTATGCCATTGGGCAGTTTCTCAAAAGTGGGCATTAATACTAtctatttatatgtttttataagTGGGTGAAGCTATTACCTAttttaattaggaaaaaatacaaaaaaaaaattgtacaagatcaaaaaaaacttttggttgaactaaaaaattaattttttattaaaaaacaaatctcaCCATTAGATTAAATATTCTATATGGTCTAATAGTAAATATGTATGTCAAAATTcatgtcaatcaaatattatttactattcaatccataaatacatttttaataaatattaaaaaaaaaaactagattcttaaaatttaaattatacacacacacacaaatttgaaatttaaacattttatagatGATATGATTATTGATCTGAGAGCATTATGAaaatttgcaagcatgaaaagcataagaagaaaattataaacaaattcaaGCAATTTCCGTaatgctttttctttatttattggcAAATTTGTACCATGCGTTGCTGTCGTTGAAAAAATTAGGAATCAATGATATCCCGGTGTTGAGGCAGCAATGATGCCAACGCTACAAGATGTTAAAAATTATGGAAACTTTGAAGAGTTGCTGGGCCAccaattcaaaaaacaaaaataaaaagaatgagaaGTTGGGCCATAGTGTGTGTGTTGTGAGAGGTGAGTAGGAGTCTGTATGGCCCATAGTGTGTATTTCTTGTGTTTGTGGGTTTGATGGCCCGTAGTGTGTGTTTCttgtgtttgtgggtttgtttaTACATATAAAAGAGGCCTAATAGTTGCACTATGTATGACCtgaactcaaataaaaaaaatttaaaacactatGCGGCTATGATACGTTACTCAACTCTGTGGACATTTGAAAGCACTGAAAAGTGAAAGCTAGATGAAAACCTTCTACTGATACGTTACTTATGCAGTCAATCCATTTCCTGAAAACCTTCTATTGATAACGTGATGTCACCCCTGCAGGCCGGCCCTAGGCCATGGCTTAAGCCCCCTAACATAAAAAGGCCCAAATTAAAATGGCGccagtaagtttttttttctttctttttctactaATTAAAAGAAGAGTGTGtaatttgtacatttttttttatcacatacCTCTTATAAATTGGTATGTCTAatcacaataaataatttaatattcaTTTATTCTTGAAATGTAACATCagtttataagttttttatagtaaaatttgtagtattttcttcacacacaaaaaaaataaaataaaataataaattaatagaaATACAACACAGTTACCAATTCACTATTAAGTgaatgaaaaatactaaaactaataaaaattttatgacaaaaaatttacaaactgatcaaacaatataataaattaatgttttaaacAACTTTCATTTATTGATGACTTGACAGTTTGTAAACCCTATATAGAATTAGTAGCTCACTTTGGATATATTAGTCTTATTAATTAGTAAGAATTAataatagatttgaaataaaataattataatataaaaaataaaataaatatcatttaaGTGATATTAAGATATAAAAAGATccctttaaaattttcaccttAAGCCTCAAATTATCTTGGGCTGGTCCTACATCCCTTGTTACAACTTTCAACCAATAATGGTTAAAAAGCTAGATGATCTAGTCAAACATATTATTGGGTCATTCTTGCCTAATCTAATTGGTCTATGAAAAGaaatttatacttaaaaaatcaAGCATGAAAAAGAGGAATGCTCCTAGTTTTTTCCTCCCTAATTCCATTGgtctattaaaataattttatcctAAGAATTATGTTTTTGAGAGTGAAATAATCCATTATGCATTCAATAAAATTGAATCCTACATAGCTTCCAAAGTGACTCAAGGTGCATCTTCCATCCAGTACATATTCTTATTTAAGGTACTAGCATATCTAGCTAAAACATGAGCTATCCTATTACAATCCCTTTTAACCCAATTGAAAGACACCCTTCTAATCCCACGGGTGAGCCATTGAATATTTGCAACCACATTCCCACAAATTGACAGGTCCAGACTTGGAGAAGAAAGTGCTTTCATAACATTTACTATTACCCTTAATTATTAGCTCAGAGAAACCTGCATCAACTGCAAACTCCACGGCTTTTCTACATGCCAATGTTTCTGCTTCTTCACTACTTGAAATTGGTGGCCCAATTGTAGAGAGCGCAACCATTACCTCTCCTTGTTCATTTCTGATCACAACCCTAAATCCAAACCAGCATCTCTCCCTAAATATGGTAGCATCAAAATTCAGTTTGAAGAAAGGGGGAGGTGGTGGACACCACACATTTCCTCCCATATCTCTTGGTATGACAGCAAGTTGCTCTTTCGTCTGTGCATTCTCCGCTAGCAATTCTGCAGCCCTTGTATTCAACCATCTAGGATCCTTGAGCTTCCCACCATGCAACGCACCATTCCTTTGGTTCCATAACATCCAAGCTTGCACCAAGAAAAGCTCCATTTCCTTTggttccaacttgttcattaaaaactcaaaaaggtGCAATATATTTTGTTGGCTGAGTGAGCATTTCTGCAGCTTGGTCCGACTTCCAACCCACACATCCTGGGCAGTAGGGCAATCCCATAACAAGTGCACCTCAGTCTCTGGGCTGTGCAAGCATATCGGGCAATCAGTTTCAacaattaaatttctttttgctAAATTGCATCGGGTTGGCAGAATTTCAATACAAGCTCTCCATCCGAAGATTTTGACCTTATTAGGAATTTCATCTTCCATAAGGCCTTCCATACCTTCTGCTCATCGTTCCCCCTTGAACATTCTGCCCAATTCTCATTCCTCAGAACTTGCCGAGCCACATAATAACCAAATTTCACATAATACTTCCCATTCTTATTATGCATTCAGCTTATTGAATCAGCCACACGCCTTTGACTTAAGGGGATTCGACAGATGGTCTCCGCATCCTCACGTTGAAAAGTTGCCATGATAAGATCCTACTTCCAACAGTTTATGTCCAGTTCAATCAAGTCTGCCACAAACCACTCTCCCACATCCACATTTTCCAAATAAAGGACCCTATTAGTAGGGTGATTTGGAATCCATTTGTTGGCCTGAATTTTTATCGAGGCCCCATCTTTAACCCTCCAACAGCAGCTCGCCTTTAGAATTGGTAGAGCAGCCAAAATACTCCTCCAAACATAGGAGCAATTAGGTGATTCAAGAGCATCCAAAAAATGAAACCGAGGAAAATACTGGGCTAAAAAACATTTGTATAATTGCAATTCCTTTTGTTGCAGCAACCTCCATCCTTGCTTGGCTAGCATAGCCTAATTGAAAGTTCTCAGGTCACGAAACCCCATTCCACCTTCCTTTTTTGCAATAGTTAGTTTATCCCAATTCCTCCAATAAATCTTCCTTTTGTTCCCCacttgtccccaccaaaatcttGCGCACATAGAGTTTAACTCATCACATAATTCAAGCATAGAAAAGATGCATGTTCTAAGCATAATCACtgggaataaataaaaaattgcggGTACCATTAGGTTTGATAATGGGTTTGACAATACCATAtactatacatttttttttttctttttctttgtagatATTGTGTCGTTtacttttttaaattcaaattaataccatatactatattttttttctttttcttttggagatagtgtcatttactttttttaattctaattaaTGGTTCAAATCGGTCTAAGTAACGGATCATGACCAATTTGGATTAAATAACTATACAACAAATCCTAgtggtaagaaaaaaaatttaccactaggattttttttgaaaatattacaaaaatattgtggatgtagcacttcaaatatttaaatgaaataaattttaaaatagataatctaatatgagtgttttgaaaagtggttAGCTAAAAATTCGAAAAATAAGTTATTGTCctaaaataagaagaaaaaagtatgGAATCAATATCAACTGAAATTGTTATTGTCCTAAATTCTGGTGATAAGTTGCTACTGGTTTTAACTTGAACCtaccaatgaaattatttttttacctatcaaTAACAAAGTGTTACTAAGGATTTGTTATCAAAATGTGGTGTACATAACATTTCTTTTAAAGCAATATAGTGGAATCTTCCTACAACGGAGAATTAATAGGAAGTCTAACGTGAGAATACTATTTTTGGGATTACCTAATTAAATTGGGGATATTATCCTAAATTAGGAAATCTAATAACGATGCTCATGTATGTATGCATCCCACTTTATCATTAACGACCACCGCTCTCTTGCCTATAAATAAGTAAATCAATACACAATAGTATATCACATTTTCATTAAGAACTAGAAATTGAAAAGGTTCACTCTGTCTTGCATTGAGATAAAAATGGGGTTTAGTAAGTTTTTGCTGGCTATATGCTTCTTGGGGTTAGCCCTAATTCATGTCTCCCTAGCCCAAAACTCCCAATCTGACTTTGTCCAGGCACACAATGTTGCTCGTGCCAAAGTTGGTGTTGGTCCAATTAAATGGAACAACACAATTGCAGCTTATGCTCAAAATTATGCTAATACAAAGATAGGAGACTGCAAATTGGAACATTCACAAGGGCCATATGGAGAAAATCTTGCTGAAGGTTATGATACCTTTAGTGGAGTAGAAGCGGTGAATTTGTGGGTAGCTGAGAAGCCTAACTATAACCACAACTCCAACAAATGTGTTGGTGGTGAGTGCCTGCACTATACTCAGGTTGTGTGGCGTGATTCTGTTAATCTTGGGTGTGCCAGAGTCAAGTGCCACAATGGGTGGATGTTTATCATTTGCAGCTATGATCCTCCGGGTAATTATTATGGCGAACGTccttactaattataattaGCGGTTAGCTTATTGATTACTCACATTTGAGAATGTTGTTCTTGATCAGGAGTGTGTTTAGTAGTAACCAAATAAATATATGTGTACCCTTCTAATtgatatctatatatatatatatatatatatatataaaataaaaaatgaagtcaCTTTTATTATCATGAagaagaaatttgttttttacaCTTACGTATGGCAATAAGTCAATTTTCTAGTGAGGAAATAAATCACGAAATGGTAATTAATTAGGAAGGGTAAAAGAGAATATGGAATTAAATCTTGGGTCTTGAGCCAACAATATTTTACAATGTggagtgtttttgttttgagtcaTCCCTTCtcttatatttcatcaaaatgaGATCTTAGCTTAAAAGTAGTTAGATGTTGTTACGCTCAAATAGAAAAATCACATTGTTttagccttaaaaaaaaaaaaggaattaaatCAAGAATATTTGATCACATGAAAGATAagaataaaaatcaatatattgGAACAAGAAATTAATTAACTGCTATATATGTAATTCGATTGTACAAATGCACTCTTCCTTTTGACTCtgaagtttgaagtttgaaaatatAACTAGCATATAACACTTGTCATTATTGGAtaccatatataaatatatatgactcTGTATGAGTTCATGCATGGCTGATCTTTTCTTTTGTGGtatgaaaagaagaaaggaaaatctaagattaaaaaaaatgcattatgtTCTTGATCACGTGAACAACGTTAATGATAACAATATTAAGATAGGAGGAATAGAATGACAATATAAAGATAGGGTAATTGTTAATTCCATTTCTAAGAGCTTTTGTTAATCTCGGCAAGTCATGGGTGCTTCTTGCCATTTACGACAACTTTGTCATATTCTATGTGAACATTGCCTTTGGTTCAGTTAGCTGTTGTCCAATATGGTAGAATTTTATGGTGCCATTTCTATGTTCATGAGTTATCACATTGCTACgagtgcatatatatatatatactacaacagaattgattttttttgagagtcaaaactcttgaaaaaagtattaaaagcCCTCAAAAGATATTATTTTTAGAGTTTAACTGATCCTTGATGACCTTTGAAACAAATtctctcaaaatgaaaatttcaacgGCCTTCATGACacctgaaactgaaattttaacAACCTACATGACCCTCGAAACAAATGTTTTATCTTTATCAAGAATTGACAACCTTTGGAAAATTTAGAAGGGGTAAGAGAACAATAACCTTTTTTTGAGGGTCTCCCAACCCTCAAAATaaggtttttctcttttaaaaaaataaatagataaaatccCACAGCCATGCACATAGACATTAAAGaaccacatattaaaaaatctatcttataccaaaacacaaatatcaaaacaaaattcaattagCTTTCCAAGTTACTAAATTCTTCATTCTGAAGTTTATGTAGACATTTTCATATTAGCATAAATGAACTTAGTATTTTAATTAGATAaacgagaaaaaaaaaggaagaagaagaagaagaagagaaatgaaTCAATACAAGAATCATGcatgatcaaaatattaatcttaatattattctatttcaATGCAAAACAACCTGATGTACTAATGTTTAAAAGGTCTCACATAAATGATTTGTCTTCTCCTGATACTTCTTATAGACTGATGCATAGCCACCAACTTTCCCTTGCATTAAGAACTACAAGGAAATAGACAAACCAATTAATTATGCACTTGTTAAATGGTTGAGGTGTTTGATTGAAAAATTGTCATACAATGAAGTCCATATTGACATGTGATTTTCAAAATGTaacatatttctaaaaaaacaaataaatgatgCATATAAATCACTGTATTAATTAAACTCTGTTTTGAACTTAAGGCTTGGCAACAATCGTCGTGTGACTATGATCAGTTCATTCTCTATTTCATAgttaaaaagaatatttatttgtttcaatctgattttatttattattgaatccaatattttctaccaaaaaaaaaagaaaggaaaaaagaatccAAACCCATTTATATATGAGGTGAATATCCTCAATATTTGGTCTACATTATTTACTCAACTAGATAGCATATATTCAAGAAAACAGTAGTCCATAGAGTGctgtaataatttttcataaaagaaagGGCAAAACATTAATGAATGTACCCAATTATTATGGTTAAAAAGGTTATGATCTTTCACCATGCTGTTTTTGAGTAAATGATTGTATGTCTATCCAATGCtacaaaaaaaagcaattacAAACCAATTTAGCTAAAGCCTAGTATGTAATTCTAACATCTTTCTTTCTACAAGTTTACAGAAAAACCATCATAATGGAACTACAATAACTGACAAATTATCCATGCTACCTTTCTCAAATGCTGTATTCACTATGCATTCAGCTAACGAGGATGAGGGCGAGCATGAACTTGAATCATGTATAAGATCACATACATCTTTAGGTGTCATGCTTTCAAAATACCATCAGAAGAAACCACCAAAATTCTATCATTGGCATCTAAAGTTTGCCAACCCGTCACTTCAGGTTCAGCTATAACACCAAATCTgaccaaaaaagaataaaatacaaGCTCCATTATAATTGCATGTCTATATAGATGTTAACTTGAAATAGATAACAGAATTGACAGTGAATCATAA
This portion of the Castanea sativa cultivar Marrone di Chiusa Pesio chromosome 7, ASM4071231v1 genome encodes:
- the LOC142644186 gene encoding uncharacterized protein LOC142644186, with product MEGLMEDEIPNKVKIFGWRACIEILPTRCNLAKRNLIVETDCPICLHSPETEVHLLWDCPTAQDVWVGSRTKLQKCSLSQQNILHLFEFLMNKLEPKEMELFLVQAWMLWNQRNGALHGGKLKDPRWLNTRAAELLAENAQTKEQLAVIPRDMGGNVWCPPPPPFFKLNFDATIFRERCWFGFRVVIRNEQGEVMVALSTIGPPISSSEEAETLACRKAVEFAVDAGFSELIIKGNSKCYESTFFSKSGPVNLWECGCKYSMAHPWD
- the LOC142644679 gene encoding basic form of pathogenesis-related protein 1-like, whose amino-acid sequence is MGFSKFLLAICFLGLALIHVSLAQNSQSDFVQAHNVARAKVGVGPIKWNNTIAAYAQNYANTKIGDCKLEHSQGPYGENLAEGYDTFSGVEAVNLWVAEKPNYNHNSNKCVGGECLHYTQVVWRDSVNLGCARVKCHNGWMFIICSYDPPGNYYGERPY